A stretch of Treponema vincentii F0403 DNA encodes these proteins:
- a CDS encoding TolC family protein translates to MKQKLIILALSILLTFNGFGEETQIPDKIIDVETAVQSALQTHLSVKQSRIQLEQAKRKYDHSWNNFLPSLSANVNGAANGGLTSTAANALTFSTGINANLNISLGVGKKIAALKADYESGQKNYEDAVREIETEIRKSFYSLLYMQGQVEISRASVSANEAQYNQTKIKKSQGLVTELDLLTSQVNYESAKINLRNTEKSYFNATFTFLNEIGINVEPGQRVSFEGSLDDYVNANDFELSQGNLDELIENSPAIRTIKSTLSKNSISRSQLALSAYLPNIMLSANINPYSYSYSLPNKIGITRDSWSVSAGLSFALDNYIPGSAVRDNIADMDDSIKTLEMQLDKKRQQIKTNIIEILNEIEIAKEGLENCRLNIDLAKKSYEMAEVAYKNGTKDLNSLQSIHNAYSNAELQYRSQQLSLINSRLTLKSLIGK, encoded by the coding sequence ATGAAGCAGAAACTCATCATACTTGCGCTGTCGATCCTACTTACGTTCAATGGTTTTGGAGAAGAAACACAAATCCCCGATAAAATTATCGATGTAGAAACTGCCGTACAATCAGCCTTACAGACTCACCTTTCGGTTAAGCAAAGCAGAATACAGCTGGAGCAAGCTAAAAGGAAGTATGATCATTCGTGGAATAACTTTTTGCCGTCTCTTTCGGCGAATGTAAACGGCGCGGCAAACGGCGGCTTGACCTCTACGGCAGCCAATGCGCTTACGTTTTCTACCGGAATCAATGCAAATTTGAATATCAGCCTTGGCGTCGGTAAAAAGATTGCCGCTTTAAAGGCTGACTATGAAAGCGGGCAAAAAAATTATGAAGATGCCGTCCGCGAAATTGAAACGGAAATCCGCAAAAGCTTTTATTCGCTGTTATATATGCAGGGACAGGTAGAAATCAGTAGGGCATCGGTAAGTGCTAATGAAGCTCAATATAATCAAACGAAGATTAAAAAAAGCCAAGGCCTTGTTACAGAGCTTGATTTACTGACCAGTCAGGTAAATTATGAATCGGCAAAAATCAATCTACGGAATACCGAAAAGTCATATTTTAATGCAACGTTTACATTCTTAAATGAAATAGGAATCAACGTGGAGCCGGGACAGCGCGTTTCTTTTGAGGGAAGCCTTGATGATTATGTAAATGCCAACGATTTTGAGCTTTCGCAAGGAAACTTGGATGAATTAATAGAAAACAGTCCCGCTATCCGCACTATAAAGAGTACCTTAAGTAAAAATAGTATATCCCGTTCTCAACTTGCTCTATCGGCATATCTTCCCAATATAATGCTCAGCGCCAATATCAATCCTTATTCGTATTCCTATAGTTTGCCTAATAAAATAGGAATTACAAGAGACAGCTGGTCTGTTTCTGCAGGTCTCTCGTTTGCATTGGATAATTATATTCCGGGGTCTGCCGTGCGGGACAATATTGCAGATATGGACGATTCAATTAAAACGCTCGAAATGCAGCTTGATAAAAAAAGACAGCAGATAAAAACAAATATCATCGAAATACTGAACGAAATTGAGATTGCGAAGGAAGGTTTGGAAAATTGCCGTTTAAATATTGATTTGGCAAAGAAGAGTTACGAAATGGCAGAAGTTGCCTATAAAAACGGAACGAAAGATTTGAATAGCTTGCAATCTATTCACAATGCCTATAGCAATGCCGAACTTCAATATCGGAGCCAGCAACTGTCGCTGATAAACAGCAGATTAACGCTTAAAAGTCTTATCGGCAAATAA
- a CDS encoding efflux RND transporter periplasmic adaptor subunit → MKLNKITRRIILVAVVIAIIVIIAILPKNKGSMSGGNGGMPGGNMQGGDAAETVYSVTTQVLAKTDLQEYLTMNGNVQANSTISVYPGIGGKITRVYVTLGSVVRRGDKLAEIDPSTPGTYYEISPVYAPISGTITALPLTVGTSVNTNTAVAQIGNIRELQIKAMVPERDISVLKTDLKAQVSLVAYKNQTFDAHVIRVSPIVDEVSRTKEIYLAFDTIDPKINAGMYAKIKLLTVLHKGALCLPIDAIQTLDGTNFVYVVQSDSTVTVRNVDIGVNVDGIVEIVNGLSVGDKIVVDGTQNLSEGAHIKETAATDTASAL, encoded by the coding sequence ATGAAATTAAACAAAATTACGCGGCGGATTATATTGGTAGCGGTTGTTATTGCGATTATTGTGATAATTGCAATATTGCCCAAAAACAAAGGTAGTATGTCCGGCGGAAACGGCGGGATGCCCGGAGGCAATATGCAGGGCGGTGATGCTGCCGAAACCGTATATTCCGTAACAACACAAGTGTTGGCAAAAACGGATTTGCAGGAGTATTTAACCATGAACGGAAATGTCCAAGCTAACAGTACTATTTCCGTTTATCCCGGAATTGGCGGAAAAATTACCAGAGTTTATGTAACGCTCGGCTCTGTGGTAAGACGGGGAGATAAGCTTGCAGAAATCGACCCTTCGACCCCCGGAACGTATTATGAAATAAGCCCCGTGTATGCACCGATTTCAGGTACAATTACGGCGCTGCCGTTAACGGTAGGAACCTCCGTCAACACAAACACCGCTGTAGCTCAGATTGGAAATATCCGTGAGCTGCAGATTAAAGCGATGGTACCGGAACGGGATATTTCGGTTCTAAAAACCGATTTGAAAGCTCAAGTTTCTCTTGTCGCATATAAAAATCAAACCTTTGATGCCCATGTCATCAGAGTTTCACCTATTGTTGATGAAGTTTCGCGAACCAAAGAAATATATCTGGCATTCGATACCATCGATCCGAAAATAAATGCCGGAATGTATGCAAAAATTAAGCTTTTGACCGTACTTCATAAAGGTGCGCTCTGCCTTCCTATCGATGCAATTCAAACGCTGGACGGTACAAATTTTGTGTATGTAGTTCAATCCGATTCAACGGTAACAGTACGCAATGTTGACATCGGCGTAAATGTGGACGGTATTGTTGAAATTGTAAACGGGCTTTCCGTAGGTGATAAAATAGTTGTAGACGGAACACAAAACTTGAGCGAAGGTGCGCACATAAAAGAAACGGCCGCAACAGATACGGCAAGCGCTTTATAG
- the rplM gene encoding 50S ribosomal protein L13 has protein sequence MKTIFYNEREIPRSWYVIDAAGKPLGRVAAKVAAMARGKHKASYAPHQESGDYIIVINADKIAVTGNKGKDKMYHHHTGFPGGLKSVNFNTLIGKKPAEPLYIAVKGMLPKGSLGRKLLKNVKIYAGSEHPHAAQNPVAVAL, from the coding sequence ATGAAGACAATTTTTTATAACGAGCGTGAAATACCGCGAAGCTGGTATGTTATTGACGCTGCAGGAAAGCCGCTCGGAAGAGTCGCTGCAAAAGTTGCGGCAATGGCTCGCGGGAAGCACAAGGCTTCCTACGCCCCTCATCAGGAATCGGGCGATTATATTATCGTTATCAATGCCGATAAGATTGCCGTTACGGGAAATAAAGGCAAAGATAAGATGTATCATCACCATACAGGTTTTCCCGGAGGTCTTAAATCCGTTAATTTTAATACTCTTATCGGGAAAAAACCGGCCGAACCGCTGTATATCGCGGTAAAAGGTATGCTGCCTAAGGGCTCACTCGGACGTAAACTGCTTAAAAATGTAAAAATTTATGCAGGCAGTGAACATCCGCATGCGGCGCAAAATCCTGTTGCAGTAGCGTTATAA
- a CDS encoding TPM domain-containing protein, producing MKFSHHPVRFIVIVYICLHSAFLFALDVPPLNGPVNDYARMFTASETQELNTYLYNIDRNSDLQIAVLTIPSLEGESLEDYSIRVAEKWQIGQKGKDSGIILVIAAQDRKLRIEVGYGLEDRITDAQSSRIIRSVIAPQFKKQEYGKGVLMGVKNLAGLALQDESLISESVKESDDQEEDSIPLPLIIFLVIILLFGSRFMPGGLLWPLFLLLSGRRGGYSSRGGGRFGGGFSGGSFGGGGFSGGGGSFGGGGSSGSW from the coding sequence ATGAAATTTTCTCACCATCCGGTTAGATTTATTGTAATTGTATATATTTGCCTCCACAGCGCTTTTCTTTTTGCACTCGACGTTCCGCCGCTTAACGGCCCCGTTAATGACTATGCACGAATGTTCACCGCAAGTGAAACTCAGGAATTAAATACATATCTGTATAATATCGATCGTAACAGCGACTTGCAAATAGCGGTATTGACCATTCCTTCCTTGGAAGGTGAAAGCCTTGAAGATTACTCCATCCGCGTTGCGGAAAAATGGCAGATCGGACAAAAAGGTAAAGACAGCGGTATTATTTTGGTAATTGCCGCTCAAGACCGAAAGCTGCGCATCGAGGTTGGATACGGCCTCGAAGACCGTATCACCGATGCTCAAAGTAGTAGGATTATCCGCTCGGTAATTGCGCCTCAATTTAAAAAGCAAGAATACGGGAAGGGCGTTCTGATGGGGGTAAAAAACCTTGCAGGGTTGGCACTCCAAGATGAAAGCCTTATCAGCGAATCCGTAAAAGAATCGGACGATCAAGAGGAGGATTCCATCCCGCTGCCTCTCATTATTTTTCTTGTCATCATCCTTCTATTCGGTTCCCGCTTTATGCCCGGCGGTTTACTTTGGCCGTTATTCCTTCTTTTGTCGGGGCGGAGAGGCGGTTACTCGAGCCGCGGCGGCGGACGTTTCGGAGGCGGTTTCAGCGGAGGGAGCTTCGGCGGAGGAGGTTTTAGCGGAGGCGGCGGCAGCTTTGGGGGCGGCGGCTCCTCCGGTTCATGGTAA
- a CDS encoding YgeY family selenium metabolism-linked hydrolase, with translation MSLDFNKIKTAAEGYKADMTAFLREIIRLPSESSQEGEKAKRIQKKMDELGFNKTWIDPLGNVMGWMGTGPHIVCFDGHIDTVGIGNRDNWKFDPYEGFEDDIFIGGRGVSDQTGGVVSSMYACKIMKDLGLLNDKYTAMVVGSVQEEDCDGMCWEYILKKDVKVPGYEKLCKPDFVVSTEPTDGGIYRGHRGRMEIRVDVKGVSCHGSAPERGDNAIYKMADILQEVRQLNENDAADGTKIKGLVKMLDKKYNKEWEEANFLGRGTVTVSEIFYTSPSRCAVADSCSVSLDRRMTAGETWESCLEEIRQLPAVKKYGKDVKVSMYNYDRPSWTGEQYPIECFFPTWVLPKEHVVARSIVEAYHNLYGDKRIGAKDQLAMREARPLVDKWTFSTNGVSIMGRNKVPCVGFGPGAEAQAHAPNEITWKQDLVTCAAVYAALPSIYVEKL, from the coding sequence ATGAGTTTGGATTTTAACAAAATTAAAACTGCAGCAGAAGGATATAAGGCCGATATGACCGCCTTTCTGCGCGAAATCATCCGCCTTCCGAGCGAAAGCAGTCAGGAAGGGGAAAAAGCAAAGCGCATCCAAAAGAAAATGGACGAGCTCGGATTTAACAAAACATGGATCGATCCGCTCGGTAACGTAATGGGATGGATGGGCACCGGCCCGCACATCGTTTGTTTTGACGGTCATATCGACACGGTCGGTATCGGTAACCGCGACAACTGGAAGTTTGACCCCTACGAGGGTTTTGAAGACGATATATTCATCGGCGGACGCGGAGTTTCCGATCAGACCGGCGGTGTTGTTTCTTCAATGTATGCTTGTAAGATTATGAAGGACTTAGGTCTCCTCAACGATAAATACACCGCTATGGTAGTCGGCTCCGTACAGGAAGAAGACTGCGACGGTATGTGTTGGGAGTATATCCTGAAAAAAGACGTCAAAGTCCCCGGGTACGAAAAACTCTGCAAACCCGACTTTGTCGTTTCAACCGAACCGACCGACGGCGGTATTTATCGCGGGCACCGCGGACGCATGGAAATCCGTGTGGATGTTAAAGGCGTTTCTTGCCACGGTTCCGCACCGGAGCGCGGCGATAACGCCATCTACAAGATGGCCGACATCCTGCAGGAAGTTCGCCAGTTAAACGAAAACGACGCTGCAGACGGTACCAAAATCAAAGGTCTCGTCAAAATGCTCGATAAAAAATACAACAAGGAATGGGAAGAAGCAAACTTCCTCGGCCGCGGAACCGTTACCGTTTCCGAAATTTTCTATACCAGCCCGAGCCGCTGCGCCGTTGCGGACTCCTGCTCCGTTTCGCTCGACCGCCGTATGACGGCCGGAGAAACATGGGAATCCTGCTTGGAAGAAATCCGCCAGCTTCCCGCCGTCAAAAAGTACGGAAAAGACGTAAAGGTGTCGATGTACAATTACGACCGGCCGTCATGGACGGGAGAACAATACCCGATCGAATGCTTCTTCCCCACGTGGGTACTGCCGAAAGAGCACGTCGTTGCCCGCTCAATCGTAGAAGCATATCACAACCTGTACGGAGATAAGCGTATTGGTGCAAAGGATCAACTTGCGATGCGCGAAGCCCGCCCGCTCGTTGATAAGTGGACATTCTCCACAAACGGCGTGTCCATCATGGGACGGAACAAAGTCCCCTGCGTCGGTTTCGGACCGGGAGCGGAAGCACAGGCTCATGCCCCGAACGAAATTACTTGGAAACAGGATTTGGTAACGTGCGCTGCTGTGTATGCCGCGCTGCCGTCCATATACGTTGAAAAACTATAA
- a CDS encoding MBL fold metallo-hydrolase produces the protein MTLDAKVHGKILYEDENHKFIWLGGETKYRKGAVQTMQYLIIDNGRGILLDPGGVHLFSQVVTAVSRFISVDKIDIIFFSHQDPDVSSGIALWLGITQAQIYISSLWLRFMPHFGIVDVSRMTGIPDKGMSVSLPSGSKMRYVPSHFMHSPGQFSLFDERSRILFSGDIGAAVFEKEEDETLFIDDFQKHIPLIEPFHVRYMAANKIVKRWVDAVRLLNPVIIAPQHGAIYTDDKVELFLNWLSHLQCGIDYLDRLF, from the coding sequence ATGACACTTGATGCAAAAGTACACGGAAAGATTCTTTACGAGGATGAGAATCACAAGTTTATCTGGCTGGGCGGCGAAACAAAATATCGGAAAGGAGCCGTACAGACCATGCAGTATCTGATTATCGATAACGGCCGCGGCATTTTACTTGATCCGGGCGGAGTACATCTTTTTTCACAGGTAGTAACTGCTGTAAGCAGGTTTATTTCGGTAGACAAAATCGATATTATCTTTTTTTCGCATCAGGATCCGGATGTCTCTTCGGGAATTGCGCTATGGCTCGGTATTACGCAGGCTCAAATTTATATTTCTTCTCTCTGGCTTCGATTTATGCCCCACTTCGGTATCGTGGATGTTTCGCGTATGACCGGCATTCCTGATAAGGGTATGAGCGTCTCTTTGCCTTCCGGCAGCAAGATGCGCTATGTGCCTTCCCATTTTATGCATTCGCCGGGGCAGTTTTCGCTTTTTGATGAACGTTCCCGTATTTTATTTAGCGGTGATATCGGTGCCGCCGTTTTTGAAAAAGAAGAAGATGAAACGCTTTTTATCGACGATTTCCAAAAACATATTCCATTGATCGAACCGTTTCATGTCAGATATATGGCTGCTAACAAAATTGTCAAACGATGGGTTGATGCGGTACGGCTATTAAATCCGGTAATTATTGCGCCGCAGCACGGAGCTATTTATACCGACGATAAAGTCGAACTTTTCTTAAATTGGCTTTCCCATTTGCAATGCGGGATCGATTATCTGGATAGGTTATTTTAG
- a CDS encoding efflux RND transporter permease subunit has protein sequence MSISKKILEHPVLMLCTFVLIAIVSAFTLGNINIALMPDMDIPVAMVSTSYPNAGPETVEKSVTQVLERSLISVTNLKKMTSTSSEGMSSISLQFNYGTDMDVAVNELRDKIDRVKQALPTNASTPSIFQFDMSSMPIITLAVNGNRSEESLKKIADEQISSLLEQADGVAQASVRGGCSAIVRIELDQNRLEAYGLTLSSIARSLSSQNIEVGGGNVSEGTKRYTVRTTGEFESIDEINQSVVGTYNGYDVKLEDIGTAFMGYSDVTSKIYINGKPGVYVSVQKQSGSNTVNVAKAVKEKIKEIQKTLPADIKIEIISDDSTMVSDTLTELIKSIVQGFILSVLVLFIFLRSGKSTFIMAISIPFCILVTITIMSFAGITMNMITMTGLILGLGMVVDASVVVLENIYVYRNRGTQALTSAVIGTQEVMTSVAAGNLTTICVFIPFFVFKNRLEILGQMFSSLMSVILIAILSSLFVAIFLVPVLAGKFLPVNNRKEHPIKNKFLAKCDKGIEKALDWVTSRYQKGLHFVLRHRFAAMVIAVGIFVASLVLIGRLNISFMSNFNDSSVSLNVTLPLGSKLEETQSILDDFYQFAQDEIKGYDNIVVSIGSGGGMSMSDTSYKGSLTVYLPDASKQIDNAETVKEKLRSHFDFYPAATFTFNEGMMQQMSGNDIDIVFRSNDLDASVALAKEIQALIKEQLPAVTEPQIDMQDGLPQVEIKVDRERAYSFGISIMSIANEINYCINGMTATTYHKNGDSYDVVVLLRNEDRDEIPDLEKIYVAGRSGLYSVANFAEIIRGTGPVSINRENQSRIIHLTAGIKDASSSAQEIENQIKQIISDNLVVPDNVTLTYEGSWKNTMETANVFVLIIVLAIILVFGVMAGTYEDFKNPFINLFTMPFLVVGVVLIHLVTGQAFSMVSLIGVVMLIGIVVNNGIILVDQTNLLVRRGRPVLQACEEAGTSRLRPVLMTTLTTILGMIPMAFFGGDSASVTQPIGLCIIGGLFSSTLVTLFIIPVIYSLFNSKANAKAVIPLPPELAAMRAEYFAAEGENNND, from the coding sequence ATGAGCATATCGAAAAAAATACTCGAACATCCGGTATTAATGCTTTGTACTTTCGTCTTGATTGCGATTGTATCAGCGTTTACGCTGGGGAACATAAATATCGCTTTAATGCCGGATATGGATATACCGGTAGCCATGGTCAGTACCTCATATCCCAATGCCGGTCCTGAAACGGTTGAAAAATCGGTTACGCAAGTATTAGAGAGAAGCCTTATCAGCGTAACGAATCTCAAGAAGATGACTTCAACTTCATCGGAAGGAATGTCTTCAATCTCGCTTCAATTTAACTACGGCACGGATATGGATGTAGCGGTAAATGAGTTACGGGATAAGATTGATAGAGTAAAGCAGGCATTGCCGACTAACGCAAGTACACCTTCTATTTTTCAATTTGATATGTCTTCCATGCCTATTATCACGCTTGCCGTCAATGGCAACCGTTCGGAAGAGTCGCTAAAAAAAATAGCCGATGAACAAATCTCCAGTCTATTAGAGCAAGCGGACGGTGTTGCTCAGGCTTCCGTCCGAGGCGGGTGCAGTGCAATCGTAAGAATTGAACTTGATCAGAATCGGCTGGAAGCATACGGCCTTACGCTTTCTTCTATTGCGAGGAGCCTTTCTTCTCAGAATATAGAAGTTGGCGGCGGAAATGTAAGTGAAGGAACAAAAAGATATACGGTTCGCACCACCGGAGAGTTTGAATCAATCGATGAAATCAATCAAAGTGTTGTCGGAACATATAACGGGTATGATGTAAAACTTGAAGATATAGGGACAGCCTTTATGGGGTACTCCGATGTGACAAGTAAAATTTACATAAACGGAAAACCCGGCGTGTATGTTTCGGTGCAAAAACAGAGCGGTTCAAATACGGTTAATGTTGCAAAAGCGGTAAAAGAAAAAATTAAAGAAATTCAAAAAACACTGCCTGCAGATATCAAAATAGAAATCATCAGTGATGATTCTACAATGGTAAGCGATACGCTGACCGAGCTTATCAAATCGATTGTACAGGGTTTTATTCTTTCGGTGTTAGTTTTGTTCATATTCCTACGCAGCGGAAAGAGTACCTTTATTATGGCTATTTCCATTCCATTCTGTATCTTAGTTACGATTACCATTATGTCGTTTGCCGGAATAACCATGAATATGATAACTATGACGGGTCTCATTTTGGGGCTCGGTATGGTTGTCGATGCTTCCGTTGTTGTATTGGAAAATATTTATGTTTACCGCAATCGCGGAACGCAGGCTTTGACTTCAGCAGTAATCGGTACTCAAGAAGTTATGACTTCCGTAGCGGCCGGCAACCTTACGACTATTTGTGTATTTATTCCCTTTTTCGTATTTAAAAATAGACTTGAAATACTTGGGCAGATGTTCAGCAGCTTGATGTCCGTTATTTTAATAGCGATCCTTTCATCGCTTTTTGTTGCGATATTCTTGGTACCCGTCTTGGCAGGAAAGTTTTTACCGGTCAATAACAGAAAAGAACATCCCATTAAAAATAAATTTCTTGCAAAATGCGATAAAGGTATTGAAAAGGCGCTCGATTGGGTAACCTCTCGGTATCAAAAAGGTTTGCATTTTGTTTTGCGTCACCGCTTTGCAGCGATGGTAATTGCTGTCGGAATTTTTGTAGCATCACTCGTATTAATAGGCCGGCTGAACATAAGTTTTATGTCCAATTTTAATGATTCCTCGGTCTCCTTAAATGTTACCTTACCCTTGGGTTCAAAACTTGAAGAAACGCAGTCCATCCTCGATGACTTTTATCAGTTTGCGCAGGATGAAATTAAGGGATATGATAATATCGTTGTCAGTATCGGGTCCGGCGGCGGAATGTCCATGTCGGATACATCGTATAAAGGTTCCTTAACCGTGTATTTACCTGATGCTTCCAAGCAGATTGATAATGCCGAAACGGTAAAAGAGAAACTCAGAAGTCATTTTGATTTTTATCCTGCAGCAACGTTTACCTTTAACGAAGGTATGATGCAGCAAATGAGCGGCAACGACATCGATATTGTTTTCCGTTCAAATGATTTGGATGCAAGCGTTGCCCTAGCAAAGGAAATTCAAGCGCTTATAAAAGAGCAGCTTCCTGCGGTTACCGAACCTCAGATTGATATGCAAGACGGATTACCGCAAGTAGAAATTAAAGTTGACCGCGAACGGGCATATAGTTTTGGCATTTCCATCATGTCGATCGCAAATGAAATTAACTATTGCATCAACGGGATGACGGCTACAACCTATCATAAAAACGGCGATAGCTATGATGTTGTTGTTTTGCTTAGGAATGAGGATAGAGATGAAATTCCCGATTTGGAAAAGATTTATGTTGCAGGGCGATCCGGTCTTTATTCCGTAGCAAACTTTGCGGAAATTATTCGCGGTACGGGACCTGTTTCCATCAATCGGGAAAACCAATCGCGCATTATTCATCTTACTGCAGGTATTAAAGATGCAAGCAGCAGCGCACAAGAGATAGAAAATCAAATAAAGCAAATTATCAGCGATAATCTGGTAGTTCCGGACAATGTAACGCTTACGTATGAAGGTTCATGGAAAAACACAATGGAGACTGCAAATGTTTTTGTGTTAATTATTGTATTGGCGATTATCCTCGTATTCGGTGTTATGGCAGGAACTTATGAAGATTTTAAAAATCCTTTTATCAACCTCTTTACGATGCCGTTCCTTGTTGTCGGTGTTGTTCTTATTCATTTGGTAACGGGGCAGGCCTTCAGTATGGTGTCGTTAATCGGCGTTGTTATGCTTATCGGGATTGTTGTAAATAACGGTATTATCTTAGTAGACCAGACAAACCTATTAGTGCGGCGGGGACGCCCTGTACTGCAAGCATGTGAGGAAGCAGGTACCAGCCGGTTGCGTCCCGTTTTGATGACAACGTTGACTACCATTTTGGGAATGATACCTATGGCGTTTTTTGGAGGAGACAGCGCAAGCGTAACGCAGCCGATCGGTTTGTGTATAATCGGCGGTTTGTTTTCCAGTACCTTAGTAACCCTATTTATTATTCCGGTTATTTATTCTTTATTTAATAGCAAGGCAAATGCCAAAGCAGTAATCCCTCTTCCTCCGGAGCTTGCAGCAATGAGGGCTGAATATTTTGCAGCAGAAGGAGAAAATAACAATGATTAG
- the rpsI gene encoding 30S ribosomal protein S9, with protein MKNIGIGTGRRKTSVARVYIREGKGAVTVNNKSMDEYFATPEQVQMAKRPLFVTASDTRYDIIITVYGGGLNGQAGACSHGIARALAQVDASNHSSLKANGLLTRDSRMVERKKYGQRGARRRFQFSKR; from the coding sequence GTGAAAAATATCGGAATAGGAACAGGACGAAGAAAGACCTCGGTGGCACGGGTATATATCCGCGAAGGCAAAGGGGCAGTAACCGTCAATAATAAAAGTATGGACGAGTATTTTGCGACTCCCGAACAAGTTCAAATGGCAAAACGGCCGTTGTTTGTTACTGCAAGCGACACCCGCTACGATATTATAATTACCGTATACGGCGGCGGCTTAAACGGACAGGCAGGAGCTTGCTCACACGGTATCGCCCGTGCACTTGCGCAGGTAGATGCATCTAACCACAGCTCGCTTAAAGCAAACGGCTTATTAACCCGCGATTCAAGAATGGTTGAACGTAAAAAATATGGCCAACGCGGCGCCCGCCGACGCTTCCAGTTCAGCAAGCGTTAA
- a CDS encoding regulatory protein RecX, with product MANAAPADASSSASVNPTIIAAEHTSPDTVKMVLAGDVSIVSRLCYFDEPLAVDILPLPLTESQTEDLYQAGRRFLAEKQAAAYLNRAEHSAYQLTVKLQKKGYVKNEYQPALDYLSAGGVLDDSRFAAAYLHTRSLSKKEGYTRLFSELRKRGIAADTAKQALSNFFSEVDEADICEGAARSLIRKGYTEQKLYSALQRKGFPFAMIKRCIMRISSAAS from the coding sequence ATGGCCAACGCGGCGCCCGCCGACGCTTCCAGTTCAGCAAGCGTTAATCCTACTATTATTGCTGCGGAACATACATCTCCGGATACCGTCAAAATGGTATTGGCCGGGGATGTATCTATCGTAAGTCGGCTCTGTTACTTCGATGAGCCGCTTGCGGTGGATATTCTTCCGCTACCTCTTACAGAATCCCAAACAGAAGATCTCTATCAGGCAGGCCGGCGTTTCTTAGCTGAAAAGCAAGCTGCCGCTTATCTAAACCGTGCGGAACATTCCGCATATCAACTGACTGTCAAACTGCAGAAAAAAGGCTACGTGAAAAACGAGTATCAGCCGGCATTGGATTATTTATCAGCCGGAGGCGTGCTTGACGATTCCCGCTTTGCCGCGGCGTATTTACATACACGAAGCCTCTCAAAAAAAGAAGGGTATACCCGCCTTTTTTCCGAGCTGCGTAAACGCGGGATTGCTGCAGATACGGCAAAGCAGGCGTTGAGTAATTTTTTTTCAGAAGTTGATGAAGCGGATATATGCGAAGGGGCTGCCCGCAGTCTTATCCGCAAAGGCTACACCGAACAAAAACTTTATAGCGCACTTCAACGCAAGGGGTTCCCTTTTGCGATGATCAAGCGTTGTATCATGCGTATTTCTTCCGCCGCATCATAA
- a CDS encoding PG0541 family transporter-associated protein, with amino-acid sequence MIRIEIIANQSVYPELVANLEACLPDFLYTSIPLAYGRGRDTYKLGDSTWPETNFVLIAYADDKVEQKVAQIVRYIKLKFPTDGIKLFVMHDKNA; translated from the coding sequence ATGATTAGAATTGAGATAATCGCTAACCAATCCGTTTATCCGGAACTCGTTGCAAACCTTGAAGCTTGTTTGCCGGATTTCTTATATACGTCCATTCCTTTGGCTTACGGCAGAGGACGGGATACTTATAAACTGGGAGATAGTACGTGGCCGGAGACTAACTTTGTCTTAATTGCGTATGCAGACGATAAGGTTGAACAGAAGGTTGCGCAAATTGTTCGGTATATAAAGCTAAAGTTTCCGACCGACGGTATCAAATTGTTTGTAATGCATGATAAAAATGCATAA